Within Bradymonas sediminis, the genomic segment CCGCCAGATCACCTGGGGCGGCCAATATACCGTCAAAAAACCGATTCTGTGGGTGCTCCACGTCGGCCACGCCTGGATCGGCGTCGGCCTTATCCTGCGCGCCCTGGCCATCTGGTTGCCGCAGGTGGCGTCCTCGGCCAGCACCCACGCGCTCACCGTCGGCAGCATCGGCATGCTCATCATCGGCATGATGGTGCGCGTCTCGCTCGGGCACACCGGGCGCCCCATCACCGCCTCCAAGCCGATGAGCGCCGCCTTCGCAGCCGTCGGCCTGGCCGCCCTGGGCCGCACTTTTTTGCCGATCATTTTGCCCACCTATTATATCGAGTGGGTCATCTTCTCCGGCGTCCTCTTCGCCCTGGCCTTCGCCGCCTTCGTGCTCGAGTTCACCCCGGTGCTGACCGCCCCACGCCCCGACGGCAAAGCAGGATAACCCCAAAACCGACCTACAGCCTGTATCAAGCCAGCCAAACTCCCAAGATCGCGACATACAGGCTGTAGGTCGCCTCCCGGACCCTCCAAAACCCTAAATACAGGCTGTAGGTCGCCTCCCGGACCCTCCAAAACCCTAAATACAGGCTGTAGGTCGCCTCCCGGACCCTCCAAAACCCTAAATACAGGCTGTAGGTCGCCTCCCGGACCCTCCAAAACCCTAAATGCAGGCTGTAGGTCGCCCCCCGGACCCTCCAAAACCCCAAATACAGGCTGTAGGTCGCCTCCGAAGCCGCAACGAGTTGCACCACACACCGCATCCGCTACGATGAACTTTTCCCAACACCCCGCACCCCAAAATGACCATCGATATTCAGATCTCACAGGGCCATGAGCCGCCCCTCGACGCCGCCGACGCCTATATCGTCATCGACGTCATTCGCGCCTTCACGACCACCCAGATCGCCTTCGACAACGGCGCCGCCCGCGTGCTGCTCGCCGGCGAGGTCGACGAGGCCTTCGCGCTCAAGCGCGCACACCCCGACGCCATCCTGGCCGGCGAGCGCGACGCCATCAAAATCGACGGCTTCGACCTGGGGAACTCGCCCGCCGCCTGCGCGACCATCGACTTCGCCGGGCGCACGATGATCCTCACGACCACCAACGGCGTGCGCGCGACCCTGCACGCCCTCAAAAGCGCCGCCCCGCAGGGCGCGCCGGTGTTGGTGACCGGATTCTCGAACGCCCTGGCCAGCGCGCGTTTTGTGCGGGAATTGCAGGCCCAGGGGCGTGTTACGCAGAAAATGCGCGTCCATCTCGTCGCCTCACACCCCACCGGCACCGAAGATATGGCCTGCGCCGAATTCATTCGCGCGCAGATTCTCGGCGAGGCCGGCCCCGACACAGCCCAGGTCACCGAGCGCATCCGAAAGAGCGACGCGGCGCAGAAGTTTCTCGACCCCGAGCGCCCCGCGTTTGACGCCCGCGACATCGACTTTTGCGCCGCGATGGGCCCCGAAAAATTCGCCATGCTCGCCCAGCCCCACCCCACGGGCCCGCGCATCATCGCGCGCGCCCTGGACGCCTGAGCCTCAGCTCGACACCGGCTCCGCCGCATCTTCGCGGACCGGCACGCCGATCTCGTCGGCCAATTGAGCCAGGTAGGTCTCCATAAATC encodes:
- a CDS encoding 2-phosphosulfolactate phosphatase, with translation MTIDIQISQGHEPPLDAADAYIVIDVIRAFTTTQIAFDNGAARVLLAGEVDEAFALKRAHPDAILAGERDAIKIDGFDLGNSPAACATIDFAGRTMILTTTNGVRATLHALKSAAPQGAPVLVTGFSNALASARFVRELQAQGRVTQKMRVHLVASHPTGTEDMACAEFIRAQILGEAGPDTAQVTERIRKSDAAQKFLDPERPAFDARDIDFCAAMGPEKFAMLAQPHPTGPRIIARALDA